The window ATGATGATTTTGATGAAAATGATTTGCTCAATGCCGCGTCAGAAACAGATATACCGCCGGAAATTGAGCCGTCAGAAACAGAGCCGGAGACAGAATCAGACAGCGAAAACGCTACAACATCAACGAAAGATTACAGCGGCTCCCAGCTCAATTATGATTTCACGTCAGGCGAGAGATATGTGGACAAAGTTTCAACAAAAACAGAGTTCGACAAAATGCTTGACGAGCTTGCCGCAATCAGCAAAGAGTTACTATCATGGCAGGCCGACAAATTCGCGCGGGATTACACCGGAAAATTCAGCGAGGGCGAATCCTCACAGGCTGAGGCGCGAAAGTACGAGGCGTTTTTGGGCGGGTACATCACGAACGCGGCCATGATGTTATACGACAAGGGCTACAGGGACGCGGCAATAAAGCAATTGGAGCAGGCAATCAGCATTCTTCAGGCGCGGAAAAAACTTGAGGATGAAACTTCAGCCATAAAATCACGCGTTGAGGAACAGAATGATTCTGTTGACCTGTCCGACATTCTTGGGCTTTTCGGCGACGGCTAGAGGACTCATCATGGCAATCACATAAATTGCAGCTTTCGTGAATCATACGGAGGCTGTTTTTTTTTTGCCCTATGCTATAATTTCAACATCCAAAATTTATTACACAATCAAATATAGCAGGGAGAGATGTATTTTGTTCAGCAAGAAGTTTATTGCATCGGTTCTCGTTTTCGTGCTGTGCTTCAGCCCTATGGCTATGGCCTCAGTGTATGACGGTCAGCGCGTCAGAATCGTCATCGGCTCTACGGCGGTCTCAGGAGACAGCTACATGATGGCCGACATCGTGAACAGGTACTTGCAGAAATATCTCAAGTGCAGCTCAAAGGTTGACCCAATTGGCGCGAATGAAGCGTTCGCCACAATCAAATCAGCCGCCCCCGATGGAATGACTTTCATGATCTTCCACGATATGACATATTTGGGCGTTTTGTTCGGGAGCTACGGCCCTGAATATGACCTCGAAAATATGGTAATCGGCCCCCGCGTTGGACAGAACCCCGGCTCCTGTTTCGCCGCAAAGAAATCCGCCCCCTACAACGACATGAAGGAGCTTGCCGAGTGGCTCAAGGCTGACTCCTCGCGCACAGTAAGATTATCCGTTGAGCTTGGGAGCGTAAGCAATCTCGGATTCGTCATCTATTACGTGTGGCTCAAAGACGCATACGGCGAGAATGTCGCGAATCAGATACGCTTTGTTCTCGGCGGATCGACTGACACGAAACTTCAGCAGCTCTGGGACAACAACGCAGATGTAATTTTCGGGGACTACAGCTCATTCCTCCAGTACACAGCTGACGGCGTTGACGAGCAGTTAGCGTTGAAGTATGTCGGAATAATGGACAAAGTTCCCGGGCGCAATGACCTTCCCGTTTACGGCGACATGGGAATTACGATGGACGGAAAACCCGCGTATTTCTCAAAAGATTTCCTCATCTACCTTCCCAAGGGAACGCCGGACGAGGTTGTGAAGGAGCTTGACGAGGCCGTAGCGAAAATGCAGGCTGACCCCGACTATCAGAGCGACATGGCCAAAATGACTTACGCAGGCAACACACTTCCCAGCAAGGAAGCAAAAGAGTTCATCTACGCAAAGCGCGACGCAATCAAGAAAGTACTTTCAGAAGCTCCCAACATTGAAGATTTAGAGTAAATTAGCGGGACTTACCCCCCTAAATCCCCCCTTCACAGGAGGGACGAGAGACTCGCCGGGTTTCTTGCCTCCCCTGCGAAAGGGGAGGGCAGGGGGGCATTTATACATACTAAGGAGGCGTGTTAAAGTTGCAGCAAATGCTAAGGGAATGGCTAAAAATCCGCAACATGCATTTCTTTTTCCCGTACCTTATCGGCACAATCTGCGGAATACTTCTCGTAATCATACTCATTCAGCGCGCAATCAAATGCAAAAAGGAAGGGACTCCGTTCATCAACTTCAAGGGCTATCACTTCTTCCGCGAAAATTATGACAAGGTGAAATTATGGGGTTCGGTGATTCTTTTCGTCCTCTACATAATTTGCCTGCCGATTCTACATTTCGCATGGGCGAGCGTGATATTCATCTTCCTGTTCAATGTGCTGTTTGAAATGAAGCCGGGAAAATTATTCGAGGCAAAGAGCGTATTAATCTCAGCAGTAATAGCTTTGGCCGGGTCTTGGGGAGTCTGGTATCTGTTCTTCAAGGTCTTCAACATAACATTGCCGTAATGGGAGGGAAAAATTATCATGCTGCTTAATGTAGGTCTCGCGCTTCTCGGAACAGCAATAGGGATAATATTCGGTGCAATACCGGGAATGACCGCAACAATGGCCGTTGCCGTGTTCCTTCCCATGACTTACGCATTCTCGCTCGTTCCGGCTCTGTATTTGCTTCTCGGTCTTTATGTCGGCGGAATCTCAGGCGGATTAATCCCCGCGATTCTCATCAACGTACCCGGCACACCGTCAAGCGTCTGCACAGGTTTTGACGGCTACCCGATGGCACGGCGCGGAGAGTCTGAACGTGCGCTCAAAATCGGAATCACTGCGTCATTTTTCGGCGGGATGATTTCGCTGATAGTGCTTGCTTTGCTGACTCCTCCGCTGGCAAGAATGGCGATAAAGTTCTCGGCCATCGAAAAATTTTTGATTATCCTTTTCGCAATGACTGTTATCGCGGCTCTCTCGAAAGGTTCAATGACAAAGGGAGTCTTTGCGGGCTTTCTCGGTGTATTGCTGAGTCTTGTCGGTGAACTCTCAATGAATAACCGCATGAGAATGGTACCCGACTTCCTGAAGGATGAATTACGGAGCGGATTTCAGTTACTTCCCCTGCTGATAGGACTTTTCGCGATTGCTCAGATGTTCCAGGAGGCAGAAAAGGGAATGCAAAGCAACAATCTTGACGAGGGCGTTACGGTTGAGGGGGCGCAAAAATTCTCGTTCTCAGACTTCAAAGGGCAGTGGGTCAACGTGATTCGCTCGTCATTGTTC of the Synergistaceae bacterium genome contains:
- a CDS encoding tripartite tricarboxylate transporter permease, which produces MLLNVGLALLGTAIGIIFGAIPGMTATMAVAVFLPMTYAFSLVPALYLLLGLYVGGISGGLIPAILINVPGTPSSVCTGFDGYPMARRGESERALKIGITASFFGGMISLIVLALLTPPLARMAIKFSAIEKFLIILFAMTVIAALSKGSMTKGVFAGFLGVLLSLVGELSMNNRMRMVPDFLKDELRSGFQLLPLLIGLFAIAQMFQEAEKGMQSNNLDEGVTVEGAQKFSFSDFKGQWVNVIRSSLFGTFMGILPGVGGSAASLIAYSQTKSFSKHPELMGKGAPEGLIASESSNNGLTGGALVPLLSLGIPGDATTAVLIGAFLLQGIQVGPLFIGQNPDIWNQILLALVVCNVLMFIVMFFPIKLISQVVKVRSARMYPVILLMCIVGAYATRSGVMFDVWCLLFFGVIGFVMNKIGLPTAPFLIGFILGKDLEKYFIEAVKGNNYDLAVFFQRPIALVIWALIVIFLGYSIYDNMKGGALEKMGVKD
- a CDS encoding tripartite tricarboxylate transporter TctB family protein yields the protein MQQMLREWLKIRNMHFFFPYLIGTICGILLVIILIQRAIKCKKEGTPFINFKGYHFFRENYDKVKLWGSVILFVLYIICLPILHFAWASVIFIFLFNVLFEMKPGKLFEAKSVLISAVIALAGSWGVWYLFFKVFNITLP